A window of Longispora fulva contains these coding sequences:
- a CDS encoding DUF5703 family protein, protein MSDYEYVPLRIPPGTDRTAAQAQLTIQAEYGGWELARVLLFGDGTRQVVLRRRITGAALPALSS, encoded by the coding sequence ATGTCCGATTATGAATATGTGCCGCTCCGGATCCCACCGGGCACGGACCGGACAGCGGCACAGGCCCAGCTGACCATCCAGGCGGAGTACGGCGGCTGGGAACTCGCCCGGGTCCTGCTCTTCGGCGACGGTACCCGACAGGTGGTGCTGCGACGCCGGATCACCGGCGCCGCACTACCAGCGCTGTCGAGCTAG